Sequence from the [Clostridium] scindens genome:
TTGCATGCTTGATGGCTGACAATGAGTCTGCAAGCACGCTCATTCCCGCAATGCCAAATGCCATATACCGATGCACGTCCGTATCATGAAGCGCCATCTGGGTCTTCTCATAGGCGTACTTGTCATGCATATAATGAATCACATTCATCGTATTGGCATACATATTCGCAAGCCAAGGCCGGTAGATATCGAGCAGTTCCATAACCTTGTCATATTCCAGATACTCGCCCTGGTATGGCTCATGTTCCGGTCCCACCTGCATATTATGCTTCTCGTCTTTTCCTCCGTTGAGCGCCATCAGAAGCATCTTGGCCAGGTTCGCCCTTGCGCCGAAGAACTGCATCTCTTTTCCAATTCTCATTGCTGATACGCAGCAGGCGATACCATAGTCATCCCCGAACTGCGGACGCATCATGTCATCGTTCTCATACTGGATGGCATCCGTATCGCAGGATACTTTTGCACAGAAGCGCTTGAAATTCTCCGGCAGATTCTTAGACCACAGTACGGTCAGGTTTGGTTCTGCGGATGGCTTCAGGTTATAGAGCGTATGCAGCATGCGGTAGCTGTTCTTGGTCACCAGCGTACGTCCGTCTTCGCCCATGCCTCCTATGGATTCCGTAATCCACATGGGATCTCCAGCAAATAAATCATTGTATTCCGGCGTTCTCAAATGCCTGGCCATGCGAAGCTTCATCACGAAGTCATCCACGATCTCCTGAACCTGCGTCTCATCTAAGATGCCTCTTTCAAGATCCCTTTCAAAATAAATATCCAGGAAGGTAGAGGTTCTGCCCAGGCTCATCGCTGCGCCATTCTGTTCCTTGATCGCTCCCAGATACGCAAAGTAGAGCCATTGAACCGCTTCTTTTGCATTCCGGGCCGGCTGGCTGATATCATAGCCGTACATGGCGGCCATTTCCTTTAATTTTCCAAGGAAATTAATCTGCTGATACAGTTCCTCCAGCTGGCGGATGTGATCCACATCCATCGTCTCCATACTGATTCGGTCTTTATCTTTCTGCTTTTCTTCAATCAGGCGGTCCACGCCGTAAAGGGCCACTCTTCTATAATCTCCGATGATGCGTCCTCTTCCGTATGCATCCGGAAGGCCTGTGATCAGCCCGCAGTGCCTTGCCGCCTTGGTGGCTTTGTTATAGACGCGGAACACCCCGTCATTGTGCGTGGTCCTGTATTGAAACTCGTCTTCTACCTTCTGGGACAATTCGTAGCCATAGGCCTTGCAGGCTTCTCTTGTCATCCGAAGTCCGCCAAAAGGATTGACGCCGCGCTTTAACGGCCTGTCCGTCTGCAGCCCCACGATGATCTCCTTGTCTTTGTCGAGATAGCCGGGCTTATAGTTCAAAAGAGAGGTAACCGTATGGGTGTCAATGTCCAGCACTCCGCCAAACTCTCTTTCCAGCACCAGCAGATTCTCGAATTTGTGCAGCAGTTCCTCCGTGCG
This genomic interval carries:
- the pflB gene encoding formate C-acetyltransferase → MFTQWEGFQTGKWQEEINVRDFIQRNYTPYEGNEEFLKPATGRTEELLHKFENLLVLEREFGGVLDIDTHTVTSLLNYKPGYLDKDKEIIVGLQTDRPLKRGVNPFGGLRMTREACKAYGYELSQKVEDEFQYRTTHNDGVFRVYNKATKAARHCGLITGLPDAYGRGRIIGDYRRVALYGVDRLIEEKQKDKDRISMETMDVDHIRQLEELYQQINFLGKLKEMAAMYGYDISQPARNAKEAVQWLYFAYLGAIKEQNGAAMSLGRTSTFLDIYFERDLERGILDETQVQEIVDDFVMKLRMARHLRTPEYNDLFAGDPMWITESIGGMGEDGRTLVTKNSYRMLHTLYNLKPSAEPNLTVLWSKNLPENFKRFCAKVSCDTDAIQYENDDMMRPQFGDDYGIACCVSAMRIGKEMQFFGARANLAKMLLMALNGGKDEKHNMQVGPEHEPYQGEYLEYDKVMELLDIYRPWLANMYANTMNVIHYMHDKYAYEKTQMALHDTDVHRYMAFGIAGMSVLADSLSAIKHAKVRCIRDEETGLITDYEITGEYPAFGNDDDRADQIASEQVRLFYEELKKQKLYRDAEPTLSILTITSNVVYGKKTGATPDGRKAGEPFAPGANPMHGRDRNGALASLNSVAKLSYQYCKDGISNTFSIVPQAMGKTEEERLSNLTAVLDGYFGQMAHHLNVNVLNRDTLVDAYNNPEKYPNLTIRVSGYAVNFNKLTKEQQKEVISRTFHERM